The genomic stretch TTATATCGGATTGCATTATTTTTGTTCGTAAGGACTGTCATTTTGATGAATTTCTAGTTGAATCAGATAATAAAACATCATTATCCTTACCAGAATAAGTTCATGGTGTCGATTGTTTTGATCAATTATTTGATACTCAAGAATAACAACGAGTAAATATCAATGCATAGAGAAATACAATAACGAATCGAATGTGGAGTAATATTTATCATATTAGTAATAACGAAACGAATTGTTCTTtctcataaaaaaatttataaatatttgtaaaaattctataaaaaaatctataaaactcTATAAAATTCTTTTCATAACTACACGATTCTATACAAatcaataaaaattaattaattccataaaattttatcattaaaaaaaatcaataaaaatcatCCACTCTTAATTGAATACTCACAACGGTCCCAGTGCACACACGAATAGCAAGCATAGTGCTTTGTTAGCTACAGCAGTGAATTGTGCGAGATAGTTCAAAGTTTTTTCGTTGGATGGGTTTTTCGCTGAAtttataatattaataaattaattttaccttttaatatttattgttttgttttgaaatgtttaattaaaaaattgCACTGCTTGGCACAACTTCGTATCATCCAAGACAAACACACGCATAAAAGAATCGCACAAATTAAGATACTCGATTTGCCCCCCCTCCGCGCTGGGCCGCTGGCTGCTCGACCTCTTCCGGCGAGGGAGCCCAGTCCAAGAGGAAGGAAGAACAGGATCATCGGTGAGCTTCGATCGATTCATCGTTCTTGTTCTTCGATGCATCTCTCCAATCTCGAGTTCTTATTCctcttttttatcttttttttttcgtCTCCAGTCTAGGGTTTTACGGGGAATCTGACTATCCCTCGTTATTTTTGGACGTCCGTGGATCATCTTCTGTGGCTTTGCCATCTGGATTGGTCCTGATCCTGTTTGTGGCGTCTCGCCGGATCTCGTTGATATCTAGGGTTTTGTGTTGGTTCGCTGGATGGATTTCGAATCGGCTGATCGGTACGGAAACAGGAGGGCCTACCAGCGGCCGGGGCCGTCGCAGGTTCCCGAGAGAGCTAACAAGGTATGCTTCCACTGGCGGGCGGGGCGTTGCAACCGTCACCCGTGCGCCTTTCTCCATAGCGAGCTGCCGGAGCACATGCCCACCGACGGGCCTGCAAAGCGGGGGCACCAACAAGGGCACGCGTCTAGAAATCCTGCCTCCGCAGGTGCGCCTCCCTCCAAGTGGGgcaagggccgagcgggtggcaaGGCGCCCGACAAGGTCTGCAATTACTTCCTCGCTGGGAATTGTAGTTACGGGGAGAGGTGCCGGTTCCTGCATACGTGGTTCATGAGCGACAGCTTCTCCCTCTTGACCCAACTCCAGGGGCATCAAAAGGTGgtccttttgttttgttttgcttTTCTTGTTTCCAGTGGCTGATCGTCTGAATATTCTGATAGGTAGTGACTGGTATCGCTCTGCCCTCAGGGTCTGATAAGCTCTACTCTTGCAGTAAGGATGAGTCTGTTCGGGTCTGGGATACTCAAACTGGGCAGGTATTAATGCTCTTCAATCTCTTTTGTCACATTGGAAATGGAATCGCAGTGCCTGACTCTTGCATGTTTATGGAAGTGCGTTGGGGTCATCAACATGGGAAGTGAGGTTGGATGTATGATCAGTGAAGGTCCTTGGTTATTTATCGGGGTTTCAAATGCTGTCAAGGTTAGAGCTTTTAGGATACGTCACAGTCACTTCATATAGGGCAATGTTGAAGTAATGGATTTGTTTGCATGTTGGTTCAGGCATGGAACACACAAACAGTAACAGATCAAAGCCTTGATGGTCCTATTGGACAAGTTTACTCTTTAACCGTTGGCAATGGTTTGCTGTTTGCTGGAACACAGGTGCTCCTTTTCTTGTTGGCATCATTAGTTACacttccattttctactttatgtTGTTCATGATATCTATGTGACTTGATATAAGTTCTGAATATGGCTTCAAATATGCCTTAACTTTGTGCAGGATGCACGTATATTGGCATGGAAGTTCAGTGCTGCCGGGAATGTCTTTGAACCTGCTGCTTCCCTCTCTGGTCATCGACTTGCAGTAGTTTCTCTAGTTGCAGGGGCCATGAAGCTTTACTCTGGTTCTATGGATAATTCAATAAAAGTATGGACTTGAACAATTATTTGGTAGCATTTGTACTTTGATTATCAGATTAGGACAATCTAGGTTTGTTTTCTAATGATAAGCTAGGCCAAATAAAGTTATATTAAATTGTAGGCCCAAATCCTACACCTAAGTAAGCTTTGAAAGGTTCTTACACCTATCAACTTGGTACATTTATTGTTATATGCAATGTAATAGTTTGAGACCTTGAAAATAGAAATATAGTATCTGATGTATTTTTGAACATGCCTATGAATAGATGCACACAGACTACAACTATGATTTATCATAACTAGACTCgtaacttttttaaatttggaAAACAATAGGCAGAATCTCCTTTCTCCAAATTCACCTTCAAATTATCAAAGTTGAAATTCTTTAAGAAATTGCATACTCAAAAAATTGATATCATCCTTCGTAATTTCAAGTCACTGtcttcttttttaacatgattgtTTTGTGATTAACTTTCTCCATGAGGTAAATAAGCATTCTGAATagcaaaatttccttttcttcagGTGTGGGACCTAGCAACATTCCAATGCCTTCAGACCCTCACTGATCACACATCTGTTGTTATGTCAGTGCTTTGTTGGGATCATTTTTTATTATCTTCTTCTTTGGACAATACAATCAAGGTTatcttattaatttatttttcttatgtcaGTGCTTTGTTGTCATCTTATTTCTATTATCTCATTCCTAGATTCTTAGATAAAACACCTGATCTTGTTCTTGATTGCATACTGTTGCGTGCAGGTTTGGGTTGCAACAGAAAGTGGGAATCTGGAAGTGACATACACTCACGAGGAGGAACACGTAACCACCTG from Zingiber officinale cultivar Zhangliang chromosome 5B, Zo_v1.1, whole genome shotgun sequence encodes the following:
- the LOC121985633 gene encoding zinc finger CCCH domain-containing protein 17-like, translating into MDFESADRYGNRRAYQRPGPSQVPERANKVCFHWRAGRCNRHPCAFLHSELPEHMPTDGPAKRGHQQGHASRNPASAGAPPSKWGKGRAGGKAPDKVCNYFLAGNCSYGERCRFLHTWFMSDSFSLLTQLQGHQKVVTGIALPSGSDKLYSCSKDESVRVWDTQTGQCVGVINMGSEVGCMISEGPWLFIGVSNAVKAWNTQTVTDQSLDGPIGQVYSLTVGNGLLFAGTQDARILAWKFSAAGNVFEPAASLSGHRLAVVSLVAGAMKLYSGSMDNSIKVWDLATFQCLQTLTDHTSVVMSVLCWDHFLLSSSLDNTIKVWVATESGNLEVTYTHEEEHGVLALCGMLDAEGKPVVLCSCNDNIIRVYDLPSFSERGKIFSKEEMRAIQIGPGGLFFTGDGTGELKVWRWSTKQNN